One genomic region from Reichenbachiella ulvae encodes:
- a CDS encoding ABC transporter ATP-binding protein codes for MIEANRISKSFEGKLILDDISAKFHKGKTNLIIGSSGTGKSVFLKNLVGLVQPDEGEVLYDGRNFTHSDKTTKADIRREIGMLFQGGALFDSKNVEQNIMFPLDVLTDMPLDEKQDRVNYCLERVGLVDSNKKMPSEISGGMKKRVGIARAIVNNSKYLFCDEPNSGLDPQTSIVIDNLIYDITEELDITTIVVTHDMNSVMEIGENIVFLYKGKKLWEGNNENIFDCDCKELEDFIFANKLMRAVKKNRG; via the coding sequence ATGATAGAAGCGAATAGAATCAGCAAATCATTTGAAGGCAAACTCATACTTGACGATATTAGCGCCAAGTTTCATAAAGGAAAGACCAATCTAATCATTGGATCCAGTGGTACGGGTAAAAGTGTCTTTCTAAAGAATCTAGTGGGCCTCGTTCAGCCTGATGAAGGAGAGGTGCTCTATGATGGTCGTAACTTTACCCATTCGGACAAAACTACCAAGGCAGACATTCGTCGCGAGATAGGTATGCTCTTTCAAGGTGGGGCACTTTTTGATTCTAAAAATGTGGAGCAAAACATCATGTTCCCACTGGATGTGTTGACAGACATGCCTTTGGACGAAAAGCAGGACCGCGTCAATTACTGTCTGGAAAGAGTGGGCCTAGTGGACTCCAATAAGAAAATGCCATCGGAAATAAGTGGTGGAATGAAAAAGCGAGTTGGAATCGCCAGAGCCATCGTCAACAACAGCAAATACCTTTTTTGTGACGAACCTAACTCTGGTTTGGATCCTCAAACTTCAATCGTGATCGACAATCTGATCTACGACATCACCGAAGAGCTAGACATCACCACCATAGTCGTGACCCATGATATGAACTCTGTAATGGAGATTGGCGAGAATATCGTTTTCCTCTACAAAGGAAAGAAACTCTGGGAGGGCAACAATGAAAACATTTTTGATTGTGATTGCAAAGAATTGGAGGATTTCATCTTCGCCAACAAACTGATGAGGGCTGTAAAAAAGAATAGAGGTTAA